Proteins encoded within one genomic window of Oryza brachyantha chromosome 7, ObraRS2, whole genome shotgun sequence:
- the LOC102705736 gene encoding putative aldehyde oxidase-like protein: protein MMEEEKGTVVVAPVERVVFALNGERQEVSAAEVDPSTTLLEFIRTATPFKGPKLGCGEGGCGACVVLIAKYNPTTDEVTEFSASSCLTLVYSIHFCSVITAEGLGNTQDGFHAIQKRMSGFHASQCGFCTPGMCMSIMSSLINADKSKQPEPPQGFSKLSVSEAERSFSGNLCRCTGYRPIVDACKSFASDVDLEDLGLNTFWKKGDMCPDVSKLPGYTFGGGICTFPDFLKFEIKTSLDYMNDATIPSPMEGWYCPKSIKQYYELVNSGLFSESSVKVVVGNTSTGVYKDQDLYDRYIDIAGIPELSSIVRKDKGIEIGAATTIARTIEILNQESESMSSPDGSVVFRKLADHMSKVASPFVRNTASIGGNIILAHKYPFRSDISTILLGAAATVSLQVSSETLHVTFEQFLEQPPLDHSTLLLNIFIPHWASDCKKENTLIFETYRAAPRPLGNAVSYVNSAFLGHVALDKSSGDNVLSNLHLAFGAYGTEHAIRARKVEEHLTGKILTASVVLEAVKLLRETVVPMEGTTHPEYRVSVAVGFLFSFLSPLCKGMVEPGKTPSISEDLLDNYVHNMPFSLRRETISGDEYKPVGDPIKKYKVELQASGEAVYVDDIPAPKNCLYGEFIYSTQPLAYVKSIKFKPSLASKKIITVVSAKDIPTGGRNIGSSSFLGEDEPLFGDPIAEFAGQALGVVIAETQRYADMAAKQVVVEYSTDGLKAPILTVEQAVQNKSYIKVPPSMAPKQVGDFSIGMAEADHKILLEEVKLPSQYYFYMETQTALAIPDEDNTMTVYSSSQYPEFAQNVISKCLGIPFSSVRVITRRVGGGFGGKSVRSLHVATAAALCAHTLRRPVRMHLNRNTDMIMIGGRHPMKGRYSVGFKSGGKITALHLDLLIDAGISADASPIMPGHVVSGLKKYNWGALSFDIKLCRTNHTSKSTMRAPGHTQGSFVAEAVIEHVASVLSLDANAVRQRNFHSYDSLVSFYPGSSAGESSSAYTLHSLFDRLASTSSYLQRSESIKKFNGCSKWRKRGISSVPLVFSVRVRPAPGRVSVLTDGSIVVEVGGIELGQGLWTKVQQTTAFALGQLWPTGCEEGLLDRIRVLQSDTLNLVQGGLTAGSTTSESSCAATLQACNMLLDRLKPVMGRLQSQSGTVSWDTLISQASQENVNLSASAYWVPDKDSNSYLNYGAGTSEVEIDLLTGAITILRSDLIYDCGKSLNPAVDLGQIEGSFIQGIGFFIHEEHQTNSDGLVISNSTWDYKIPSVDTIPKQFNAEVLNTGYHKHRVLSSKASGEPAVVLAASVHCALRGAIRAARIEFAGSTESARSSLLTFQLDVPASMTVVKELCGLDIVEKYLQEDDLSSTGTAGCN, encoded by the exons GTGGATGTGGGGCCTGTGTAGTCCTTATAGCGAAGTACAATCCAACGACAGATGAAGTAACTGAATTCAGTGCAAGCTCATGCTTAACACTTGTTTACAGTATACATTTCTGTTCAGTTATCACCGCTGAGGGTCTGGGGAATACCCAAGATGGCTTTCATGCCATTCAGAAAAGAATGTCTGGATTTCATGCCTCCCAGTGTGGTTTCTGCACCCCTGGCATGTGCATGTCTATTATGTCCTCTCTTATCAATGCTGACAAATCCAAGCAGCCTGAACCACCACAGGGGTTCTCAAAGCTATCTGTATCAGAAGCAGAAAGGTCTTTCTCAGGCAACTTGTGCCGATGCACCGGTTACCGACCGATTGTTGATGCCTGCAAAAGTTTTGCTTCAGATGTTGACTTGGAGGATCTAGGCCTTAATACATTCTGGAAAAAAGGTGACATGTGCCCAGATGTTAGCAAATTGCCAGGCTACACATTTGGTGGTGGGATCTGTACCTTCCCAGATTTCCTTAAATTCGAGATCAAAACATCGTTAGATTATATGAATGATGCTACTATTCCAAGCCCCATGGAGGGATGGTATTGTCCCAAAAGTATCAAACAGTACTATGAGTTAGTAAATTCTGGTTTGTTTAGCGAAAGCTCAGTGAAAGTGGTGGTTGGCAACACAAGTACTGGTGTTTATAAGGATCAAGACCTTTATGACAGGTATATTGACATTGCAGGAATTCCTGAACTTTCATCTATTGTGAGGAAAGACAAGGGCATTGAAATTGGAGCAGCTACGACAATTGCCAGGACCATTGAAATCCTTAACCAAGAAAGTGAATCCATGTCATCTCCAGATGGGAGTGTGGTTTTCAGAAAACTTGCTGACCACATGAGCAAAGTTGCTTCACCATTTGTCCGGAACACAGCAAGCATTGGAGGAAACATAATTCTGGCACACAAATACCCTTTTCGCTCTGACATTTCCACCATACTTCTTGGTGCCGCTGCAACAGTTAGTCTTCAGGTTTCTTCAGAAACACTACATGTTACTTTTGAACAGTTCCTTGAGCAACCTCCTCTGGATCACAGTACTTTACTtctcaatatatttattccaCATTGGGCTTCAGACTGTAAGAAAGAGAATACTTTGATATTCGAAACTTATCGCGCTGCTCCTCGTCCTCTCGGCAACGCGGTTTCATATGTTAATTCTGCTTTCCTGGGACATGTTGCCTTGGATAAATCATCAGGTGATAATGTACTAAGTAACCTGCACTTGGCTTTTGGTGCCTATGGAACTGAGCATGCTATTAGAGCAAGGAAGGTTGAGGAGCACCTGACAGGAAAAATACTTACTGCATCTGTTGTGCTTGAAGCAGTGAAGTTGCTTAGAGAAACAGTTGTACCGATGGAAGGAACAACTCATCCTGAATACAGAGTCAGTGTGGCTGTTGGATTTCTTTTCAGTTTCCTATCTCCACTTTGTAAAGGCATGGTAGAGCCAGGAAAGACCCCGAGTATTTCTGAAGATTTGCTAGATAATTATGTCCATAACATGCCGTTCTCTTTGCGAAGAGAAACGATTTCCGGTGATGAATATAAGCCTGTTGGTGATCCAATCAAGAAGTATAAAGTTGAGCTTCAAGCTTCCG GGGAGGCAGTATATGTAGATGATATTCCTGCTCCAAAGAATTGCCTGTATGGAGAATTTATTTACAGCACACAACCTCTTGCTTATGTGAAGAGTATAAAATTCAAACCTTCTTTGGCATCAAAGAAGATCATTACTGTTGTTTCTGCCAAGGATATTCCTACTGGAGGGAGAAATATTGGATCATCGTCCTTTCTCGGGGAAGACGAACCACTATTTGGTGATCCAATTGCTGAGTTTGCTGGCCAAGCCCTTGGTGTTGTG ATTGCAGAAACACAGCGGTATGCTGACATGGCAGCAAAACAGGTGGTTGTTGAATATAGCACAGATGGTTTAAAGGCACCAATCTTAACAGTGGAGCAAGCCGTGCAGAACAAGAGCTATATCAAGGTTCCTCCTAGTATGGCTCCCAAGCAAGTTGGTGATTTTTCCATTGGCATGGCAGAAGCTGATCACAAGATCCTATTGGAAGAA GTGAAACTTCCTTCTCAGTACTACTTCTACATGGAAACACAGACAGCCCTAGCAATTCCAGATGAAGATAACACCATGACAGTATACAGTTCATCACAATACCCTGAGTTCGCACAGAATGTCATTTCTAAGTGCCTCGGCATTCCATTCAGCAGCGTACGGGTCATCACAAGAAGGGTTGGAGGTGGCTTTGGTGGAAAATCAGTCCGATCACTCCAT GTTGCAACAGCAGCTGCACTCTGTGCACACACATTACGCCGTCCGGTCCGAATGCATCTCAATCGCAACACTGACATGATTATGATCGGGGGGCGGCACCCGATGAAAGGTCGTTACTCCGTCGGTTTCAAGTCTGGCGGGAAAATCACAGCCTTGCACCTGGACTTACTGATAGACGCTGGGATATCTGCTGATGCGAGCCCCATCATGCCAGGGCACGTTGTATCAGGTCTGAAGAAGTACAACTGGGGTGCCCTCTCGTTTGACATCAAGCTCTGTAGAACGAACCACACGTCCAAATCAACGATGCGTGCTCCTGGACACACGCAGGGTTCTTTCGTTGCAGAAGCCGTCATCGAGCACGTTGCGTCGGTGCTCTCCCTTGATGCAAACGCTGTCAGGCAGAGGAATTTCCACTCCTACGACAGCCTTGTTTCGTTCTACCCGGGAAGCAGCGCAGGCGAATCGTCGTCTGCGTACACCTTGCATTCTCTTTTTGATCGGTTAGCCTCGACTTCGAGCTACCTGCAACGTTCTGAATCCATCAAGAAGTTCAACGGTTGCAGCAAGTGGCGAAAGCGAGGCATTTCTTCAGTGCCCCTCGTTTTTAGTGTGAGAGTGAGACCAGCACCTGGAAGAGTTTCTGTGCTCACTGATGGCTCCATTGTTGTGGAGGTTGGAGGAATCGAGCTTGGGCAAGGACTGTGGACGAAAGTGCAACAGACGACGGCTTTTGCTCTGGGACAGTTGTGGCCTACGGGCTGTGAAGAAGGTCTGCTTGACAGAATCCGTGTTCTTCAGTCTGACACACTGAACTTAGTTCAAGGTGGTCTTACTGCTGGCAGCACTACATCTGAATCTAGCTGTGCAGCAACACTTCAGGCTTGCAACATGCTGCTTGACAGATTGAAGCCAGTCATGGGTAGGCTGCAATCACAGTCAGGGACAGTCTCATGGGATACATTGATTTCCCAG GCCTCTCAGGAAAATGTTAATTTGTCAGCAAGTGCATACTGGGTACCTGACAAAGATTCAAACTCCTATTTGAACTATGGAGCTGGTACAAGCGAG GTTGAGATTGATCTTCTTACCGGAGCAATTACCATACTAAGGAGTGATCTTATCTACGACTGTGGCAAGAGCTTGAATCCTGCTGTAGACTTGGGCCAG ATTGAAGGTTCCTTCATCCAAGGAATTGGTTTCTTCATACACGAAGAACACCAGACAAACAGTGACGGTCTGGTCATTAGCAACAGCACCTGGGACTACAAGATCCCAAGCGTGGACACCATCCCAAAGCAGTTCAACGCAGAGGTGCTCAACACCGGATACCACAAGCACCGTGTGCTTTCTTCAAAAG CTTCTGGGGAACCTGCCGTGGTTCTTGCGGCATCCGTCCATTGTGCGCTGAGAGGAGCGATCCGAGCAGCGAGGATAGAGTTTGCAGGCAGCACTGAATCTGCAAGAAGTTCGTTGCTCACGTTTCAGCTTGATGTTCCTGCATCAATGACGGTGGTGAAGGAGCTGTGTGGCTTGGATATTGTGGAGAAGTACCTGCAGGAAGATGATCTGTCTAGCACTGGAACTGCAGGTTGCAACTAG